AACATGTTCACGTTTTAGGCGCTTACGCTTTTATGGTAAGGTTAATTGTGAGACGGAATAGTAAACTATTTCGCCTCTTCGGCTCATAACAGCCAAAATTAGCTCCTTTTTTAGGCTTTGGCATTGCCTCATTATTTGGGTTAGTTCCTCCATTTTTATTGGTTTGCCCTCCTGAAGGCTTAGGATTAGGTATTTAGCTGTGTCCTTTCCATATTCGCCTCTTTCGTAAACTCTGAAGTCTACGCCTAAGCCGAAGCCTTCGCGGACAACATATCCGCGGCTTCTTAGGTCTCTGTAAACCAAGTACTTAGCCCAAGCATTTTCGTCGGTTTTCTCTGCGACTTGCAGAAGTTTTTGGAAGTCCATTTGCTCGCCTTCCTCATCTTTAACTGAGACCAGCCCCTTCTCCAAGAGGTGGAGTGCCTCGTAAAAGTTTAGGAGAAGCCCGCCGTTTTCTTCTATGCCATAGCCCTTTGCTTTAAGCTCCTCTATTCTTTGTTTGCTGGTTATTTTCACTCCCTTTTCTATTAATGTTCCCTCAATTTTTGTTTCTTGGCGTGTTGACTGCGGCTGCTCCTTATTTTTGTTCATAGGCTTTAACCGTGCTGGCTTATTTTTGCCAAATCGTCCTTATATAGGATGCCTTCCTCGCAGATGATTGCCGTCACATATTTTATTGGCGTAATGTCAAAGGCCGGATTTAGGGCTGGAACGCCTTCTGGGGCTATCCGCTCAGAACCTATACATGTCACTTCTTCTGGGTTTCGCTCCTCTATTGTTACGTCTGCCGCTCTGTGGGCTAGGTCGAAGGTGGATTTTGGAGCCGCCACATAAAACGGTACGCCATGCTCTTTGGCTAGAACGGCTATCTGGTAAGTTCCAATCTTATTGATGACTGCGTCTCGCACTATTCTGTCGGCTCCGACAATAACTTTATCCACCATCCGCTTATACATGACATATCCAACCATGGTGTCGCTTATCAGGGTGACTGGTATGCCGTCCCGCTTAAGCTCGTAGGCTGTTAGGCGGGCGCCCTGCAGCTTTGGCCTTGTTTCGGTGGCGATAACCCTAACTTTCTTGCCTTGTTCAGTGGCTGCCCTAATAACGCCTAGGGCTGTTCCATAGTCAACTGTGGCTAGTGCTCCAGCGTTGCAGTGCGTCAGTACGGTGTCTCCATCATTGATTAGGGCGGCTCCATACTTTCCCATCGAACGGTTTGCTGCGGCGTCCTCGTCAGCTATTCTATTTGCTTCTTCAACGACGAAGACGGCTAATTCCTCAGCGTTTCCTTGGAAAGCCCTAGCCTTGTTTAAAATCCTGTCAACCGCCCAGAAGAGGTTAACCCCTGTCGGTCTGGTCTTCCGTAATGTGTTTGCCGCCTCTTCCAATTCGTGGATAAGCTCTTCTTTCCGCCGTGCCTTTGAATGGTAAGCTGTCAGCGCCAAGGCGTAGGCTGCGGCAACCCCGATTAGTGGAGCACCCCTAATCTTCATGGTTTTTATGGCTTCAGCCACTTCACTACAATTTTTCAGCTTTAGAAACTCTGTTTTGTGAGGGAGCTTCGTCTGGTCTATTGTTATGACTGTTCCGTTGCGCCACATTATGGTTCGCATTCGGTATCCACCTCTCCTTGCCCGCTAACCGTTTATGCCGGTTAGGTATAAATCTTGTTAGACACGTGTGAGAGGGGATGGTGAACAAGTTTTGAAGAGGGAAAGCCTCCAAACCATCGTTG
This sequence is a window from Candidatus Bathyarchaeia archaeon. Protein-coding genes within it:
- the endA gene encoding tRNA-intron lyase, with the protein product MNKNKEQPQSTRQETKIEGTLIEKGVKITSKQRIEELKAKGYGIEENGGLLLNFYEALHLLEKGLVSVKDEEGEQMDFQKLLQVAEKTDENAWAKYLVYRDLRSRGYVVREGFGLGVDFRVYERGEYGKDTAKYLILSLQEGKPIKMEELTQIMRQCQSLKKELILAVMSRRGEIVYYSVSQLTLP
- the mtnA gene encoding S-methyl-5-thioribose-1-phosphate isomerase; the encoded protein is MRTIMWRNGTVITIDQTKLPHKTEFLKLKNCSEVAEAIKTMKIRGAPLIGVAAAYALALTAYHSKARRKEELIHELEEAANTLRKTRPTGVNLFWAVDRILNKARAFQGNAEELAVFVVEEANRIADEDAAANRSMGKYGAALINDGDTVLTHCNAGALATVDYGTALGVIRAATEQGKKVRVIATETRPKLQGARLTAYELKRDGIPVTLISDTMVGYVMYKRMVDKVIVGADRIVRDAVINKIGTYQIAVLAKEHGVPFYVAAPKSTFDLAHRAADVTIEERNPEEVTCIGSERIAPEGVPALNPAFDITPIKYVTAIICEEGILYKDDLAKISQHG